One Podarcis raffonei isolate rPodRaf1 chromosome 3, rPodRaf1.pri, whole genome shotgun sequence genomic region harbors:
- the LOC128410686 gene encoding uncharacterized protein K02A2.6-like has protein sequence VVKGPYISLLGLAWFGPLGLAVTGVNHTSLQVDVDAICKEFPGVFDGKLGQYTGPPIALQLDPAVRPVRLKARRVPFALKPRIDEELDRLVEQGVLEPVPNASWETPIVTPVKPNGSVRICADYKCTINKALTAHAYPVPVVSHVLATLAGSKIFGKLDLAQAYQQLPVDEATAEAQTIVTHRGAFRVKRLQFGVSVAPGIFQNLMDSLLKGIPGVTPFFDDVLIAGPTPEEFEDRLRTVLHRFQTAGLKVKREKCLLGVPQVDFLGFMVDAEGVHPTGDKVRAICDAPAPKNKTELQAFLGLLNFYHSFLPHKDLLVSNSVLAHFDERLPVVLACDASPYGIGAVLGHQLPDGREVPVAYFSQTLNATERNYSQIDKEGLAIVKGVKKFHDFLYGWPFTVVTDHKPLLGLFAPEKQTLQVLSPRVLRWSIFLASYQYALIHRPGKAMGHADALSRLPLPETGPDPAPAQEVMSLELLPDRPIQAQEVAHHSKKDRVISRVLDWVWRGWPSSSPGPEFAGYTTRKHELSAHKGCLLWGSRVVVPQSLRKRVLTALHETHPGVVRMKALARSYVLWPGIDGEIEDPVYAKNFGAGPAWVPATVTRVTGPMSYEVLTDGGQCWRRHC, from the exons gtggtcaagggcccctacattagcttactgggattggcatggtttggaccactggggctagccgtcaccggggtgaaccacactagcttacaagtggacgtggacgccatatgcaaggaatttccgggggttttcgatgggaaattgggacagtatacgggcccccccattgcactacagcttgaccccgcagtacgaccggtcaggctcaaggcccgccgggtcccgttcgccctgaaaccccgtatagacgaggaattggaccggctcgtggagcaaggagtgctggagccggtgcctaatgcctcctgggaaaccccaatcgtcacgcccgtcaagcctaatggttcagtccgcatctgcgcagactacaaatgtaccataaacaaggccctcacggcccatgcatacccagtgccagtggtcagccatgttcttgccaccctggctgggtcgaaaatttttggcaagctggacttggcccaagcatatcaacagctgccagtagatgaggccacagcagaggcacagacgattgtgacgcacagaggagcattcagggtaaagcggctgcaattcggtgtcagcgtggcaccaggcatattccagaatctaatggactctctacttaaagggattcctggcgtcacccccttcttcgatgatgtgttgattgccgggcccacaccagaggagtttgaggaccgcctccgcaccgttctgcaccgtttccagacggcgggtctcaaggtgaagcgggaaaaatgtctactaggagtgcctcaggtggactttctgggatttatggtggacgcagaaggggtccacccgactggggacaaggtacgggccatttgtgatgccccagcgcccaagaacaagactgaacttcaggccttcttgggactattgaacttttaccattccttccttccccacaag gacttgcttgtctcaaactcggtcttggcacacttcgacgagaggctgccggtggtgctagcatgcgatgcctcgccctatggaattggcgctgtcctgggacaccaactcccggatggaagagaggtaccggtggcatacttttcccagacactcaacgcaaccgagcggaactactcgcaaatcgacaaggagggtctggcaatcgtgaagggagtaaaaaaattccatgatttcttgtacgggtggcccttcaccgtggtgactgaccacaagccgttgcttggcttatttgcccctgaaaagcagaccctccaagtgctgtctcctcgcgtcctcaggtggtcaattttccttgccagctaccagtatgcactgattcaccgtccggggaaggcgatgggccatgcggatgccctcagcaggctaccactaccggaaacaggccccgacccagcacctgcacaagaggttatgagcctggagctgcttcccgaccgccccattcaggcacaagaagttgcacaccattccaagaaagatagggtcatctcccgggtcctggactgggtgtggaggggatggcccagcagcagccccgggccagaattcgccggctacacaacccgcaaacatgaactgtcggcccacaaggggtgcctgttatggggaagcagggtcgttgttccccagtccctccgcaaaagggtcctcacagccctacacgagacacacccaggggtagtaagaatgaaggcccttgccaggagttatgtgttgtggccggggatcgacggagagatagag gacccagtgtacgcaaagaattttggggcaggcccagcatgggtacccgccacagtcaccagggtcactggccccatgtcgtacgaggtgctaacagatggggggcaatgctggcgccgccactgt